One Drosophila willistoni isolate 14030-0811.24 chromosome 2R unlocalized genomic scaffold, UCI_dwil_1.1 Seg167, whole genome shotgun sequence DNA segment encodes these proteins:
- the LOC6646729 gene encoding uncharacterized protein LOC6646729: MCRCFQNCWEDCYWNCIEERFCYDESIANYNPEDDEDFLASQKNGTIIGRIQPTVADNNNLLTVPQPICDQPMRRGNSGLGLGLMSGKNHEEDFRRETQTNVPMLGPEILAVFANSQIFQDHQPTKLNRISTKTYLPGIHSPNKEMPTTPRLSDQDRLLRRLEGGAGLDGDSTDSKKPEASSPEKRITFTLAPSSADSSPEGSQTLSPMKFDPIAEEKEGDDSKDEVILRPRLIDRHPHLAATPKRILRSAKSVPHMNVHASETDIFAITGTITSSQISMTPEVPSISFSNLPKNYEDTPTIEKYRVSQSLYSIQTANAARATQDDYSMPRYFRRSAMLMTQSSEMLAGSNSMGSISTQTSVATTSAASSSSRDEIRRPEKNKRLQMLRGNLPPLLIHSVSFKRNRDEAKQVD, translated from the exons ATGTGCCGCTGCTTTCAGAA CTGTTGGGAAGATTGTTACTGGAATTGCATTGAGGAGCGCTTCTGCTATGATGAATCGATCG CCAATTACAATCCCGAGGACGACGAAGACTTTTTGGCATCGCAGAAAAATGGCACCATAATTGGACGCATTCAACCCACTGTGGCGGATAATAACAATTTGCTAACCGTACCACAGCCCATTTGCGATCAGCCAATGCGACGAGGCAACTCCGGCCTGGGTCTGGGACTGATGAG TGGCAAGAACCACGAGGAGGACTTTCGTCGCGAAACACAGACAAACGTGCCCATGCTGGGTCCGGAAATATTGGCCGTGTTCGCCAATTCCCAGATCTTCCAGGACCATCAGCCAACCAAACTGAATCGCATCAGCACCAAGACATATTTGCCTGGCATCCATTCGCCCAATAAGGAGATGCCTACCACTCCACGATTGAGTGATCAGGACCGACTGCTGCGTCGCCTGGAGGGAGGTGCTGGCCTAG ATGGAGACTCGACGGACTCTAAGAAACCAGAGGCATCTTCGCCAGAAAAACGAATCACCTTCACATTGGCCCCCTCTTCGGCAGACAGTTCGCCAGAGGGAAGTCAAACGTTGTCACCGATGAAGTTCGATCCCATTGCCGAAGAGAAGGAAGGCGACGATAGTAAGGATGAGGTGATATTGCGGCCGCGCCTTATCGATAGGCATCCCCACTTGGCGGCCACTCCCAAACGCATCTTGCGCTCCGCCAAAAGCGTTCCCCACATGAATGTCCATGCCAGTGAAACGGATATATTTGCCATCACGGGAACCATAACCAGCAGTCAGATCAGCATGACTCCCGAAGTTCCATCCATTTCGTTCAGCAACTTGCCCAAGAACTATGAGGACACCCCGACAATTGAGAAGTACCGCGTCTCTCAGAGCCTGTATTCCATTCAGACGGCGAACGCTGCTCGGGCCACCCAAGATGATTACTCCATGCCACGGTATTTCCGCCGATCGGCCATGCTCATGACACAGAGCTCCGAAATGCTGGCAGGCTCCAATTCAATGGGCTCCATCTCCACACAGACATCCGTGGCAACGACTTCGGCCGCCTCATCCAGTTCCAGAGATGAAATACGTCGCCCGGAGAAAAACAAACGCCTGCAAATGTTACGGGGAAATTTGCCTCCATTGCTCATCCATTCCGTCTCATTCAAGCGAAATAGAGACGAGGCCAAACAGGTCGACTAA